In Helianthus annuus cultivar XRQ/B chromosome 3, HanXRQr2.0-SUNRISE, whole genome shotgun sequence, a single window of DNA contains:
- the LOC110931299 gene encoding F-box/kelch-repeat protein At3g17530, protein MADLPTHTIVFEILTRLPAKDVGRSKSVCKQWYALLSTQDFVKIHCSRSVVSSNQRVLLIDDLTCSVRPIISNNNDYGPSSTVTFPFHHQNNDVSILSHLNGLLCVCLNHTYELLLWNPTTTAFKRLSTPDSHGFYINNLDAIGLYVDADDDYKVLHIKRRSGVLGVYVYSREVDSWRNIPFITRQEYLSPHFNWSAGTFCGGTLYFTVCECWIGGTNVVICFDVNSEQFKEISFPPVPSNGMVQGVLVNVKNVLHMFASTGMFEMTIDLWTLQGDYWIKVLSCPPIPPISLSLWCDITHYVTNGNWFVMTKLGKLFTIEMDMKPFECFYPVSWFRGFKGAVFVQTIVSPSI, encoded by the coding sequence ATGGCTGACCTTCCTACTCATACAATCGTGTTTGAGATATTAACGAGGCTGCCAGCAAAGGATGTAGGTCGTTCTAAGAGTGTATGTAAGCAATGGTATGCGTTATTGTCAACACAAGATTTCGTAAAGATACATTGTTCTCGCTCAGTAGTTTCATCTAACCAGAGAGTTCTACTAATTGACGACCTAACGTGTTCTGTTCGTCCAATCATCTCTAATAACAATGACTATGGTCCAAGCTCAACAGTTACATTTCCATTCCATCACCAAAATAATGATGTCTCAATACTTTCACATTTGAACGGATTGTTGTGTGTTTGCTTGAATCATACATACGAGCTGcttctttggaatccaacaacTACTGCTTTCAAGCGTTTGTCAACCCCTGATTCTCATGGATTCTATATAAATAACCTTGATGCCATTGGTTTGTACGTTGACGCTGACGATGATTACAAGGTCTTGCATATAAAGCGTAGGAGTGGTGTACTTGGTGTCTATGTTTATTCTAGGGAAGTAGACTCTTGGAGAAATATTCCTTTTATAACAAGACAAGAGTACCTAAGCCCTCATTTCAATTGGTCAGCCGGCACATTTTGTGGTGGTACTCTATATTTCACTGTTTGCGAATGTTGGATTGGAGGTACGAATGTGGTGATTTGTTTTGATGTTAATTCGGAGCAGTTCAAGGAGATAAGCTTTCCACCCGTTCCTTCTAATGGAATGGTTCAAGGTGTTTTAGTTAATGTAAAAAATGTGCTTCACATGTTTGCTAGCACTGGCATGTTTGAGATGACAATTGACCTATGGACACTACAAGGGGATTACTGGATTAAGGTCTTATCATGTCCTCCGATCCCCCCGATATCATTGTCATTGTGGTGCGATATAACACATTATGTGACAAATGGTAATTGGTTTGTGATGACTAAATTAGGGAAGTTGTTTACAATTGAAATGGATATGAAGCCCTTCGAATGTTTTTATCCCGTTTCTTGGTTTCGAGGTTTTAAGGGTGCGGTGTTTGTGCAGACCATTGTTTCACCAAGTATTTAG
- the LOC110928745 gene encoding uncharacterized protein LOC110928745 gives MSDHFSVEEFSSLTNDRAWYNIIFVKVEFIWHDVDGKRLVVIFLDQHRQKIVAFVPQNLIHKYNDASLMGGFFSLNHFQIENLNYLECPKYQNYVLVWSEKKIVINEYTKLSSLMLTIPRGASLYPLVPSIIELKHDRRPQMDIVDVVGRIIEGKRDRCCFELSLQDKTGHTIQLFLSALKPSDVIRSIRAVQQRSIIYVSRLKLVHLPDSMLCFTHEHSNN, from the exons ATGTCTGATCATTTTTCCGTTGAAGAATTTTCATCATTGACAAATGATAGAGCATGGTATAATATAATCTTTGTTAAGGTGGAGTTTATTTGGCATGACGTCGATGGAAAGAGATTAGTGGTTATATTTCTTGATCAACAC AGACAAAAAATTGTTGCGTTCGTCCCACAAAATTTGATACACAAATATAATGACGCGTCATTGATGGGTGGTTTTTTTTCGTTGAATCATTTCCAAATTGAGAATCTCAACTATCTTGAGTGCCCAAAGTACCAGAATTACGTGTTAGTTTGGTCCGAGAAGAAAATTGTCATCAACGAATATACAAAGCTTTCTTCACTTATGCTTACGATTCCAAGGGGTGCTTCTTTATATCCATTGGTCCCTTCCATTATAGAATTGAAGCATGACAGGAGACCTCAAATGGATATTGTTG ATGTGGTTGGGAGAATAATAGAAGGCAAACGTGATCGATGTTGTTTTGAACTTTCTCTTCAAGATAAGAC TGGTCACACAATACAATTGTTTTTGTCTGCCCTGAAGCCTTCCGATGTTATACGTTCCATTCGAGCCGTGCAACAAAGGTCCATCATATATGTATCACGTCTCAAGTTGGTTCATCTACCAGATAGTATGTTATGCTTTACACATGAACATTCTAATAATTAG